A genome region from Tolypothrix sp. PCC 7712 includes the following:
- a CDS encoding J domain-containing protein, with protein sequence MPRTKSSKSHSVPATPLALSELHIYLDALEKEHQSLLKQIKRKRTELKNFVEKMRSLATEIFHRATPKLKQMTDIDQEIHALFEAIFTTRKLGKQSLKNIKLLYRNLQLAGVISPKIESQQEDTELDELFENLRQEFDFEEESEGNRDQHHQRQQEWGDNSGNRKDESRKIRQTFLRLAEIFHPDKVKDSETQMYHTEIMKEINKAYQEGDLARLLEIERQHELGESIDNNSEDDLTRRCKTLEQQNQILKNQYENLKRELRQAKHTPEGAMVADHRKAAKAGVNSISQMLNEIDAQMNMVTEIRDFVKDFKEQKITIQEFLNGPGILHDLNQEIMADILEQMLSELQGVVRF encoded by the coding sequence ATGCCGCGAACAAAATCGTCAAAATCTCACTCAGTTCCAGCTACACCATTAGCACTCTCGGAGTTACATATCTATTTAGATGCGTTAGAAAAGGAACATCAATCGCTACTAAAACAGATTAAGCGCAAGCGCACAGAATTAAAAAACTTTGTCGAAAAAATGCGCTCTTTAGCAACGGAGATATTTCATCGCGCTACTCCCAAGTTAAAGCAAATGACTGATATTGATCAGGAAATTCATGCGCTATTTGAGGCAATATTTACTACCAGGAAGTTAGGTAAACAAAGCTTAAAAAATATTAAATTACTTTATCGTAATCTCCAGTTGGCAGGAGTGATTAGTCCTAAGATTGAAAGTCAGCAAGAAGATACAGAACTCGATGAACTATTTGAAAATTTGCGACAAGAGTTTGATTTCGAGGAAGAGAGTGAAGGAAATCGCGATCAACATCACCAAAGACAGCAAGAATGGGGAGATAATTCGGGAAATCGAAAAGATGAATCTCGGAAAATTCGCCAAACATTTCTCAGATTAGCGGAAATCTTTCATCCAGATAAGGTGAAAGACAGCGAAACGCAAATGTACCACACAGAAATCATGAAGGAAATTAATAAAGCTTACCAAGAAGGAGATTTAGCTAGACTTTTAGAAATTGAACGTCAGCATGAATTAGGCGAATCTATTGATAATAATAGCGAGGATGATTTAACTAGAAGATGTAAGACTCTAGAACAGCAAAATCAAATTTTGAAAAATCAATATGAGAATTTAAAACGGGAACTGCGTCAGGCGAAACATACTCCTGAAGGTGCAATGGTTGCAGATCATCGCAAAGCAGCCAAAGCAGGTGTAAACTCGATTTCCCAAATGTTAAATGAAATCGACGCTCAAATGAATATGGTGACAGAAATTCGGGATTTTGTAAAAGATTTTAAGGAACAAAAAATTACAATTCAAGAGTTTCTCAATGGCCCAGGAATATTACATGATTTGAACCAGGAAATTATGGCAGATATTTTAGAGCAGATGCTATCAGAATTACAAGGTGTCGTCAGATTCTAA
- a CDS encoding class I SAM-dependent methyltransferase, which translates to MSTRTLGLNEQLYSYLLAVSLREPEILQRLRQETASHPSGNMQISPEQGQFMRLLVQLIGAKKTLEVGVFTGYSSLSVALALPADGKIIACDVSEEYTAIARLYWQEARVADKIDLRLAPALATLDNLLATGQAHTFDFAFIDADKVNYDGYYERALQLIRPGGLIAIDNVLWSGRVANPEIQNESTQAIRIFNQKLRDDERVTISLVPIGDGLTLALKRH; encoded by the coding sequence ATGTCAACGCGAACTCTTGGACTGAATGAACAACTCTACAGTTATTTGCTAGCAGTTTCCCTCAGAGAACCAGAAATTCTGCAGAGATTGCGTCAAGAAACAGCCAGCCATCCTAGCGGGAATATGCAAATTTCTCCCGAACAAGGACAGTTTATGAGATTGCTGGTGCAGTTAATTGGTGCGAAGAAAACCTTGGAAGTTGGCGTTTTTACGGGTTATAGTTCGCTTTCGGTAGCCTTGGCGCTGCCGGCTGATGGTAAGATTATCGCCTGTGATGTTAGCGAAGAATATACTGCAATCGCGCGATTGTATTGGCAAGAAGCCAGAGTAGCCGATAAAATTGACCTGCGATTAGCACCAGCTTTAGCAACTTTAGATAATTTGTTAGCCACTGGGCAAGCTCATACCTTTGATTTTGCTTTTATTGATGCCGATAAAGTCAATTATGACGGCTATTACGAGCGCGCTTTACAATTGATCCGTCCGGGGGGATTGATTGCGATCGATAATGTTTTATGGTCAGGCAGAGTTGCCAATCCAGAAATTCAAAATGAAAGTACCCAAGCTATTCGCATCTTCAATCAAAAGTTACGCGACGACGAACGGGTAACAATTTCTCTAGTTCCTATTGGTGATGGTTTAACTTTAGCTCTCAAAAGACATTAG
- a CDS encoding Uma2 family endonuclease, with protein MLSQITTRRFTVNEYHRLIKLGFFHEDERVELIRGELVQMIAKGTAHTTCCRNLIRELGQLVAGKAELQCQDPINLPSGSEPEPDFAIVRSTADNYLSAHPTPPDIFLVIEIADSSLDYDRNVKMPLYAEAEIPHYWIFNLVVKQLEAYSEPYQDSQGNFGYRFKRIFLANQSVELPLPLSPTLDLAAVFPRQFT; from the coding sequence ATGCTGAGTCAGATAACAACGCGACGCTTTACAGTGAACGAATACCATCGTTTAATTAAATTAGGTTTTTTCCACGAAGACGAACGTGTCGAACTCATTCGCGGCGAACTAGTGCAGATGATAGCTAAAGGAACAGCACACACAACCTGTTGCAGAAATCTAATTCGAGAACTAGGTCAACTAGTCGCAGGGAAAGCTGAGTTACAGTGTCAAGACCCTATAAATTTACCATCAGGTAGTGAACCAGAACCTGATTTTGCTATAGTTCGTTCGACAGCAGATAACTATTTATCTGCACACCCTACGCCGCCAGATATATTTTTAGTTATTGAAATTGCGGATTCATCTTTAGATTACGATCGTAATGTCAAAATGCCTTTATATGCTGAGGCTGAAATTCCTCATTACTGGATATTTAATTTAGTTGTTAAGCAATTAGAAGCCTACAGCGAACCTTATCAAGATTCTCAAGGTAATTTTGGCTATCGCTTCAAACGGATATTTTTAGCGAATCAATCAGTAGAATTACCTTTGCCTTTATCTCCAACGCTAGATTTAGCTGCTGTTTTTCCTCGTCAATTTACTTGA
- a CDS encoding N-acetylmuramoyl-L-alanine amidase, with protein MGRIFISAAHGGKEAGGIDPGTIAGGTTEAREMILLRDLIVTELRARSFEVLSVPDDLSAADTIAWINARGRSTDVALEIHADAATSPNVRGASVFYIASNDQRKSNAELLLVGLVRRVPQLPNRGVRPDTDSGLGKLAFCRQTAIAALLMQVGFLSSPEDRSLLQTRRRDFALGIADGLASWSRVVDPSQGNTPEVTYPPINISVNGQNYAEKGILVNGNAYIPIDLADRLRVDLSKVPEVRRITYHKVVYVKAIELRDFNVSVGWDAATKTVQLRSILVVCPGQLDRIVSNGNTSEVQLQVFLRNNNENALVRFPDIPKLYREEASVEGVNYDIAFCQMCVETGFLRFGGDIKPEQNNFAGLGTIGGATQAASFESARIGVRAHIQHLKAYASLEPLVNEVVDPRFRFVTRGIAPLIDQLSGRWSADLDYGAKITAMVKRLYGI; from the coding sequence ATGGGGCGTATTTTTATTTCTGCTGCTCACGGTGGTAAAGAAGCTGGCGGAATCGATCCAGGGACGATCGCAGGCGGGACAACAGAAGCTAGAGAAATGATTCTGTTGCGGGATTTGATTGTAACAGAACTGCGGGCGCGGAGTTTTGAAGTTTTGTCTGTTCCCGATGATTTGAGTGCAGCGGATACAATCGCCTGGATTAATGCTCGTGGACGTTCCACCGATGTGGCGTTAGAAATTCACGCTGATGCAGCTACTAGCCCAAATGTGCGCGGGGCTAGCGTCTTCTATATTGCGAGTAACGATCAGCGTAAAAGCAATGCGGAACTGCTTTTAGTAGGACTTGTACGCCGTGTACCCCAATTACCAAATCGCGGAGTTAGACCTGATACTGATAGTGGATTAGGTAAGTTAGCATTTTGCCGACAAACTGCGATCGCGGCTTTGTTGATGCAAGTAGGATTTCTCAGCAGTCCAGAAGATAGGTCTTTATTGCAAACCCGTCGCCGTGATTTTGCTTTAGGGATTGCCGATGGCTTGGCATCCTGGAGTCGTGTAGTTGACCCCAGCCAAGGTAATACACCAGAGGTAACTTATCCTCCGATTAATATTAGTGTTAATGGGCAAAATTACGCCGAAAAAGGCATACTTGTTAATGGTAATGCTTACATCCCCATTGATTTAGCAGACCGCTTGCGAGTTGATTTATCAAAAGTTCCCGAAGTTCGCCGTATTACCTATCATAAAGTAGTGTATGTTAAAGCAATTGAACTGCGAGACTTTAATGTTTCTGTGGGTTGGGATGCGGCAACAAAAACTGTACAATTGCGTTCTATTTTGGTAGTTTGCCCCGGACAGTTAGATAGAATAGTCTCGAATGGCAACACTTCAGAAGTGCAGTTACAAGTATTCTTGAGAAATAATAATGAGAATGCTTTAGTAAGATTTCCTGATATACCAAAACTCTACCGAGAAGAAGCCAGCGTAGAAGGAGTTAATTACGATATAGCCTTTTGCCAAATGTGTGTAGAAACTGGATTTTTACGCTTTGGTGGTGATATTAAACCCGAGCAAAATAACTTTGCTGGTTTAGGGACAATTGGCGGCGCTACACAAGCAGCATCTTTTGAAAGTGCCAGAATTGGTGTGAGGGCACATATCCAACATTTAAAAGCTTATGCTAGTTTAGAACCTTTAGTAAATGAAGTTGTAGACCCCAGATTTCGGTTTGTGACACGGGGAATTGCACCCTTAATTGATCAATTATCCGGGCGCTGGTCAGCAGATTTAGATTATGGTGCGAAAATTACAGCTATGGTCAAACGGTTATATGGTATTTGA
- the dnaG gene encoding DNA primase, giving the protein MQIPRLHPDTIEEVKQRADIVDVVSEYVVLRKRGKDFVGLCPFHDEKTPSFTVSQTKQMYYCFGCQAAGNAIKFVMDVGKRSFVEVVLDFARRYQVPVQTLEPEQRQELQRQLSLREQLYEVLASTAQFYQHALRQSAGQKALQYLKSDRILKEETIQQFGLGYAPAGWETVYRYLVDSKHYPVQLVEKAGLIKPRKEGGGYYDVFRDRLMIPIRDIQGRVIGFGGRTLTDEQPKYLNSPETELFSKGKTLFALDQAKSGISQFDQAVVVEGYFDAIALHAAGINNVVASLGTALSLDQVRLVLRYTDSKQLVLNFDADNAGTNAASRAIGEIAELAYMGEVQLKILNIPDGKDADEYLHSHTSEDYRQLLINAPLWLNWQIDQILKDRDLKQPTDFQQVTQNIVKLLINIVNKDTQNYYISYCAEILSLGDSRLIPLRVENLLTQISPANNTSQPIQIKKKWENNKASQAAVTNSERGLLERAEGLLLRIYLHCPEQREAILNALEERDLQFSLSHHRFLWQKIIELTIEQIDLISNLQDRYLELAEDLNLVSHLFHLNEKSKKDIMRTPQVVQAAIACMERVMREKRYRHFLELWQETDPEAEPERWQSYYQAFYTEKLQLQELDRQRQFSITDLV; this is encoded by the coding sequence ATGCAAATCCCCCGCTTGCACCCGGATACAATTGAAGAAGTTAAACAACGTGCTGATATTGTAGATGTCGTCTCTGAGTATGTAGTTTTACGCAAGCGCGGTAAAGATTTTGTGGGATTATGCCCGTTCCACGATGAGAAAACCCCTAGCTTTACTGTTAGTCAGACTAAGCAAATGTATTATTGCTTCGGCTGTCAAGCGGCGGGAAATGCGATTAAGTTTGTGATGGACGTGGGTAAGCGTTCCTTTGTGGAAGTGGTACTAGATTTTGCACGGCGTTATCAAGTACCTGTACAAACCTTAGAACCTGAGCAAAGACAAGAATTGCAGCGTCAGCTGTCTTTGCGTGAGCAATTATATGAAGTTCTCGCTTCTACAGCACAGTTTTATCAACACGCTCTCAGACAATCTGCGGGGCAAAAAGCTCTACAGTATCTCAAAAGCGATCGCATTCTCAAAGAAGAAACAATACAGCAATTTGGTTTAGGTTATGCTCCCGCAGGTTGGGAAACTGTTTACCGTTATTTGGTAGATAGTAAACATTACCCAGTACAACTAGTAGAAAAAGCGGGATTGATTAAACCCCGTAAGGAAGGGGGCGGTTATTATGATGTGTTTCGCGATCGCCTGATGATTCCCATTCGGGATATTCAAGGGCGGGTAATTGGCTTTGGTGGGCGAACCCTCACCGATGAACAGCCAAAATATCTCAATTCCCCGGAAACTGAGCTTTTTAGTAAAGGTAAGACTCTCTTCGCCCTCGATCAAGCTAAATCTGGGATTTCCCAATTCGATCAAGCTGTGGTGGTAGAAGGATATTTTGATGCGATCGCTCTCCACGCCGCAGGAATTAATAATGTTGTCGCTTCCTTGGGTACTGCCTTAAGTTTAGATCAAGTCCGCTTGGTATTACGCTATACCGACTCAAAACAATTAGTTCTTAACTTTGATGCGGATAATGCAGGTACTAACGCCGCATCTAGAGCGATTGGCGAAATTGCCGAACTCGCTTATATGGGCGAAGTGCAACTGAAAATTCTTAACATCCCCGATGGTAAGGATGCTGATGAATACTTACATAGTCATACCTCAGAAGACTATCGCCAACTTTTAATTAATGCTCCCCTGTGGCTCAATTGGCAGATTGACCAAATCCTTAAAGACCGCGATTTAAAACAGCCTACAGATTTTCAGCAAGTCACTCAAAATATAGTAAAATTACTGATAAATATAGTCAATAAAGATACGCAAAATTATTATATTTCCTATTGTGCAGAAATCCTCAGCTTGGGAGATAGCAGACTAATTCCCCTAAGAGTCGAAAATCTGCTGACTCAAATTTCTCCCGCTAACAACACTTCTCAACCCATACAAATTAAAAAAAAATGGGAGAACAATAAAGCCTCTCAAGCTGCAGTTACTAATAGTGAACGTGGTTTGCTAGAACGTGCAGAAGGCTTATTATTGCGGATTTACTTACATTGTCCCGAACAGCGCGAAGCGATTTTAAATGCATTAGAAGAGAGAGATTTACAATTTAGCCTTTCTCACCACCGCTTTTTGTGGCAAAAAATTATCGAGTTAACCATAGAGCAAATAGACTTAATCTCCAATCTCCAAGATAGATACCTAGAATTAGCTGAAGATTTGAATTTAGTATCTCATTTGTTTCATTTAAATGAGAAAAGCAAGAAAGATATCATGCGGACTCCGCAAGTTGTTCAAGCTGCGATCGCTTGTATGGAAAGGGTAATGCGAGAAAAGCGCTATCGTCACTTTTTGGAACTATGGCAAGAAACCGATCCAGAAGCAGAACCAGAAAGATGGCAATCATATTATCAAGCTTTTTATACTGAAAAACTGCAACTTCAGGAACTAGACCGTCAACGCCAATTTTCCATTACAGACTTGGTTTAG
- the hpnI gene encoding bacteriohopanetetrol glucosamine biosynthesis glycosyltransferase HpnI, whose protein sequence is MSSVFGLQIPIIAALLFILCLSAIFFYCFAIYAAIVFFRQPRELDLEFHPPVSILKPICGVDRDAENNLASFCQQDYPQYQIIFAVRDRQDPAIEVINQIIQQFPDIDIDLVVSDRIIGANLKVSNLANAVTAAKHKILLIADSDIRVGRDYLQRVIQPFKDEKVGVVTCLYRSLAQGWVTILEAIGTACDFHPGVLVSNHLEGIKFAFGSTIVIRKQALAAMGGFDAIADHLADDFQLGYLPAQAGYKVVLSDYIVDHVLDDSSLADVIQRQIRWARCIRVSRPGGYLGLLFTFGTVNSLLFLLATGGSIFAWVVLAITWIMRSLMAWVVGVTMLKDSVAKQFFWFIPVRDLFHFAIWCSGFVGSTIVWRGQKFKLSAGGKLIFLKES, encoded by the coding sequence TTGAGTTCAGTTTTCGGGTTGCAAATCCCAATTATTGCAGCGTTGCTATTTATCTTGTGCTTATCAGCTATCTTTTTTTACTGTTTTGCCATATACGCAGCGATCGTTTTTTTTCGCCAACCCCGCGAGTTAGATTTAGAATTCCACCCCCCGGTGAGTATCCTCAAGCCTATTTGTGGTGTTGATCGCGATGCTGAGAATAACCTGGCTTCATTTTGCCAACAAGATTATCCCCAATATCAAATTATCTTTGCGGTGCGCGATCGCCAAGACCCTGCTATAGAAGTTATCAATCAAATTATCCAGCAGTTTCCTGATATCGATATTGATTTGGTGGTAAGCGATCGCATTATTGGCGCTAACCTGAAAGTCAGTAATTTGGCGAATGCTGTAACTGCGGCGAAACATAAAATTTTGCTCATCGCTGATAGTGATATTCGCGTTGGTAGAGACTATTTGCAACGAGTCATTCAACCATTCAAAGACGAGAAAGTTGGTGTAGTTACTTGTTTATACCGTTCTCTGGCTCAAGGATGGGTAACAATTTTAGAAGCTATTGGTACAGCTTGCGATTTTCATCCTGGTGTTTTAGTTAGCAACCACCTGGAGGGGATTAAATTCGCCTTTGGTTCTACGATTGTAATTCGTAAACAAGCCCTAGCCGCAATGGGGGGATTTGATGCGATCGCCGATCATCTGGCTGATGATTTCCAACTAGGCTATTTACCCGCCCAAGCTGGTTACAAAGTAGTGCTATCTGATTACATCGTCGATCATGTGTTAGACGATAGCAGCTTGGCTGATGTGATCCAGCGCCAAATCCGTTGGGCGCGTTGTATCCGAGTTTCCCGCCCTGGGGGTTATCTGGGATTACTGTTTACTTTCGGTACAGTTAATAGCTTGCTGTTTTTGCTAGCTACAGGAGGATCAATCTTTGCTTGGGTTGTACTCGCTATTACCTGGATAATGCGATCGCTGATGGCTTGGGTGGTTGGCGTAACTATGCTGAAAGATTCAGTCGCTAAACAGTTTTTTTGGTTTATTCCTGTACGTGATTTGTTCCACTTTGCGATTTGGTGTAGTGGCTTTGTTGGTAGCACCATAGTTTGGCGCGGACAAAAATTTAAGTTGAGCGCAGGTGGTAAATTAATTTTCTTAAAAGAATCATGA
- a CDS encoding acyltransferase family protein, with product MKLSQRWKSLDVFRGIAIASMILVNNPGSWNDMYPQLDHAEWNGYTPPDFIFPFFLFIVGAAMPFSLSKYTQENRPTKAVYWRIGRRALILFGLGLFLALFSLTLDFWLNGAPASKFATIRIMGVLQRISLAYFISAIAILNLQRRALWILAAILLLGYWAAMQLIPVPGYGAGNLTPEGNLVGYCDRLILGQQHLLGGKPFDPEGLLSTLPAVVTVLVGYFTGEWLSKQPQQSRTSINLVIVGMSCILVGHLWGFLFPINKQLWTSSYVIFTAGFALLLLAACYELIEVRNFKWLGFPFEVMGLNAIFAFVGSGFVARILIKTHIGNGSDAPTTYTWIYGHLFKPWAGALNGSLLFAITTVIFWWLILYFMYRRNWYFKI from the coding sequence ATGAAACTATCTCAGCGCTGGAAATCTCTGGATGTATTTCGTGGTATTGCGATCGCTTCCATGATTTTAGTGAATAATCCCGGAAGTTGGAATGATATGTATCCACAGCTAGATCACGCCGAGTGGAACGGTTACACACCTCCAGATTTTATCTTTCCGTTCTTCTTGTTCATTGTCGGTGCAGCAATGCCTTTTTCCCTATCCAAATACACACAAGAAAACCGTCCTACTAAAGCAGTGTATTGGCGGATTGGGCGTAGAGCTTTAATTTTATTTGGATTAGGATTATTTTTAGCGTTATTTTCCTTAACTCTAGATTTCTGGCTCAATGGTGCGCCTGCATCCAAATTCGCCACAATTCGGATTATGGGCGTATTGCAAAGGATTAGTCTCGCTTATTTCATCAGTGCGATCGCTATACTCAATCTCCAGCGTCGTGCTTTATGGATATTAGCGGCAATCTTGCTCCTTGGCTACTGGGCTGCTATGCAACTTATTCCCGTTCCCGGTTATGGTGCTGGTAACTTGACACCCGAAGGTAATTTAGTAGGGTACTGCGATCGCTTAATTTTAGGACAGCAACACTTATTAGGTGGAAAACCCTTCGATCCAGAAGGTTTACTAAGTACCTTACCTGCTGTAGTTACCGTTCTCGTTGGTTACTTTACTGGAGAATGGCTAAGTAAACAACCTCAGCAAAGTCGTACCAGCATCAATTTAGTGATTGTGGGGATGAGTTGTATTTTAGTAGGGCATTTGTGGGGATTTTTATTTCCTATCAATAAACAATTATGGACAAGTTCTTATGTTATTTTCACTGCTGGTTTTGCATTGTTATTACTAGCCGCTTGCTATGAATTAATCGAAGTTCGCAATTTTAAGTGGCTAGGTTTTCCTTTTGAAGTCATGGGCTTAAATGCTATCTTCGCTTTTGTCGGTTCTGGTTTCGTAGCCAGAATCTTAATTAAAACGCACATCGGTAATGGTAGTGATGCACCGACTACTTACACTTGGATTTACGGGCATTTATTTAAACCTTGGGCGGGTGCGCTGAATGGTTCCTTATTATTTGCTATAACAACCGTAATTTTCTGGTGGTTGATTCTTTATTTCATGTATCGCCGTAATTGGTATTTTAAAATTTAG
- the trmFO gene encoding FADH(2)-oxidizing methylenetetrahydrofolate--tRNA-(uracil(54)-C(5))-methyltransferase TrmFO produces the protein MEQQPIQVIGGGLAGTEAAWQIAQAGVPVIFHEMRPNRFSPAHHTEHVAELVCSNSFGAMASDRATGLLHEELRQLNSIVIAKADEHSVPAGGALAVDRGQFSQDLTEILSRHPLIEFRRGEVPAIPEGIVVLATGPLTSPDLAEDIRRLTGMEYLSFFDAASPIVVGESINRDIAFMASRYDKGEAAYLNCPMNKEQYLHFWEELRKAEQTELKDFERETAKFFEACLPIEEQALRGEDTMRYGPLKPVGLSDSRTGERPYAVVQLRQEDKAGQLWNMVGFQTNLRWGEQKRVFKLIPGLENAEFVRLGVMHRNTFINAPQLMHPTLQFKQRPTLLAAGQLIGTEGYTAAAAGGCLAGINAARLALGKETLALPPTTMMGALFEFISSASPKHFQPMPPNFGIFPELGVKIKNKQERYGRYRDRSLADLANWKLAM, from the coding sequence ATGGAACAACAACCGATACAAGTAATTGGAGGTGGACTAGCTGGGACAGAGGCAGCTTGGCAAATTGCCCAGGCTGGTGTGCCGGTGATTTTCCATGAAATGCGTCCCAATCGCTTTAGCCCTGCCCACCATACAGAACATGTTGCAGAATTAGTTTGTAGTAATTCCTTTGGTGCAATGGCAAGCGATCGCGCTACGGGATTATTACATGAAGAATTGCGGCAGCTAAATTCCATTGTTATTGCCAAAGCTGATGAACACTCTGTTCCCGCAGGTGGGGCGCTGGCTGTAGATAGAGGACAATTTAGCCAAGATTTAACAGAAATATTATCTCGTCATCCTTTAATTGAATTTCGCCGGGGTGAAGTTCCTGCCATTCCTGAAGGTATTGTGGTTTTGGCAACAGGGCCGTTAACTAGCCCGGATTTGGCAGAAGATATCCGTCGCTTAACGGGGATGGAATACCTCAGCTTTTTTGATGCTGCTAGCCCCATTGTTGTTGGAGAATCAATTAACCGCGATATTGCTTTTATGGCTTCTCGCTATGACAAAGGCGAAGCAGCTTATCTCAACTGTCCCATGAATAAAGAGCAATATCTGCATTTTTGGGAAGAACTTCGCAAAGCTGAACAAACGGAATTGAAGGATTTTGAACGCGAAACAGCGAAATTTTTTGAAGCTTGTCTCCCCATCGAAGAACAAGCTTTGCGGGGGGAAGATACGATGCGCTATGGCCCCCTCAAACCAGTCGGGTTATCTGATAGCCGCACCGGAGAACGCCCTTACGCTGTAGTGCAGTTGCGACAAGAAGATAAAGCCGGTCAACTTTGGAACATGGTAGGCTTCCAAACAAATCTGCGTTGGGGTGAGCAAAAGCGAGTATTTAAATTAATTCCTGGTTTAGAAAATGCCGAATTTGTGCGGTTGGGAGTGATGCACCGCAACACTTTTATTAATGCACCTCAATTGATGCATCCCACTCTGCAATTTAAACAGCGTCCCACTTTACTAGCGGCGGGGCAATTAATTGGTACTGAAGGCTACACCGCTGCGGCTGCGGGTGGCTGCTTGGCGGGAATTAATGCTGCGAGATTAGCTTTAGGCAAAGAAACTTTAGCTCTACCACCCACAACCATGATGGGTGCGCTGTTTGAATTTATCAGTTCCGCTTCGCCTAAACACTTTCAACCCATGCCGCCCAACTTCGGTATTTTCCCGGAATTGGGTGTAAAAATTAAGAATAAACAAGAGCGCTATGGACGCTACCGCGATCGCTCTTTGGCTGACTTAGCAAACTGGAAACTTGCAATGTAG